The following nucleotide sequence is from Ornithodoros turicata isolate Travis chromosome 2, ASM3712646v1, whole genome shotgun sequence.
aacgtaagggccgacagtgtctctggaacagcactgccctgctgatgcacgaacagtgcgtaacagggacgggtccatattcgagtagattgatgttcctggtgcattcccccaagcagctttgaGGTAAGTgttgacagtgattcacgtcttctggaagaccactgacccatcagtccatgaaaaacgcccaacaagggcacaatccgatcttggtagaactctataGAGCTGATCTcatttgttgtacactatgccaaCCCTGGAGTATAtaccacagggtttatgaccttctctatggtctcctttgttgcacaaatcagacgtctcgtattgcccgcggcttatctgccagaaaattttcaaaacgtgcCTAAAAACGCGTCTTGCGGCTTATCTgtggtgcggcttatacgcgtgaaattacggcaGTTAAAAATGTTGCTAAACTACAATGCAGGACTGTTACAGCTGTTACAATTTCTGCAATTTCAAGAAGTGATTAGTAGATAGTTAAGCTACTGAAACAGTGGTTACTGCCCGTCCTTGTATTTAGCATTGGTAATAAATACGTTTTCCTCGTTGACTGAAGGGGTTTTCTATAACGCTAGCAGCATATTTCTGAACACTTCGTCCAATAAATACGTGTACACGTGTTTGACCAAAAAGTGACTGTACGTTCTTCGCTCGCTCAGGTACCCCTGAAATCGAAAACATGTTCTCCTCCTGGCTGGCAACCAAGGGGTTTCCTGATAAGGATGACGCTCCCAATGGAGAAGAACACAACGAACCAACACGTCCCTGCATGGTGTGCAAGATGCGTTTCACCAATGCGGCAACTCCGGAGGCTGTGACAGGTTGTCGGTTGCAGTGCTGTCGTCTGTGCAGTGCGTTAATTCCTCCCTCACGGATGCTCCGTCATATTTCCGACATGCACATTAACATCCATCGATGCGCTACCTGCGACGAAGGGTTTGCTTCACCGGAAGGACTGGACTCTCACTACACGGTGACTCACCACGGTGTTGGACCTTCTCAACAACCAGCACGTCCTTTAGAGCAGGGCTCCCCTGAGACGAGTTTCATTTGCAAATTTTGTGGAAAGTCTTTCCAGCAACAAGTAGTCTTTAAACTTCATCTTCGGATGCATAGAGGGCCTGAACCGTTTTACTGTGCGAAGTGCAAGAAGCGATTTGCTACCGATCGTGACTTGAAGAGTCACTCGAATTCCAGTGCTGAATGCCTTGAGAGCGTTCCTGATAGTTTAAAGGCCACTGTGGGATGCCAGGAGCAAGGTGTTCCCTCAGCCGAGCATACGAGCATGCAGGAAATACGCGCTACAACGACGGAAGAGGACATGATCCAGTCAAAATTCTGCAGTGACTACGTGCAAAGTGGCGCTGGCGCACCCGACACATTACCTGGAACAACACTTTCTGCGGGGGCCTCCGGAAGATCGGTTGATGTTAAAAATGCTCGCAATACACCGAGGCGATCCGAGCCTAATGTAACAGTTCCCAAAAAGCGTGTCAAGACGCGTGCGGCACCTACTAATGGAGCCGTACAATCGGCTCCTCCCGAGAGCAATGGGTGCACTCTTGCTCCGCAAATGAAGTGTGCGCCGGAAGCAGGCGAACCAGCGACGACCGCACAAGTAGCTGCGAAACCAAATGAAAATGGCGGGTTTAAGTGCCAACACTGCGCCAAAGTTTTCAAGAAATTGAAGAATCTCGAAACTCACAGTCTCATCCACAAAGCGGGAAAGCCGTTTCGCTGCACGCAGTGTTCTTCTTCCTACTTGTACAAACACGCGTACTTGTCTCATGTGGCCAAGAAACATCCTGAGGACCTTGAAGTGTCGCAGGTGGAAACACCGTCTCCCTCTTCGTAGTTCTCCAGGTAGAGAAGGCAGGTAGAAAAAGAGGACGCGAAGCAGTAGTCCTACTTAAGTACACGCGTGGGCGCTGCATTTGCCAGCCATAAAAGCAAACCTGTGGTAGAGGTGCTTCGTGGGCGCGGCGGCACACAACCTCCATATTGTTAACTGTTCATTCGTACCTCTCATGTTACCTTTGTTGGGCTAATCTGTTTCAAATTGCATAAAATATTTGCACTGTTAGTTTCGTTGATTCGTTCGTCTGTCCTGCTT
It contains:
- the LOC135383740 gene encoding zinc finger protein 668-like; this translates as MFSSWLATKGFPDKDDAPNGEEHNEPTRPCMVCKMRFTNAATPEAVTGCRLQCCRLCSALIPPSRMLRHISDMHINIHRCATCDEGFASPEGLDSHYTVTHHGVGPSQQPARPLEQGSPETSFICKFCGKSFQQQVVFKLHLRMHRGPEPFYCAKCKKRFATDRDLKSHSNSSAECLESVPDSLKATVGCQEQGVPSAEHTSMQEIRATTTEEDMIQSKFCSDYVQSGAGAPDTLPGTTLSAGASGRSVDVKNARNTPRRSEPNVTVPKKRVKTRAAPTNGAVQSAPPESNGCTLAPQMKCAPEAGEPATTAQVAAKPNENGGFKCQHCAKVFKKLKNLETHSLIHKAGKPFRCTQCSSSYLYKHAYLSHVAKKHPEDLEVSQVETPSPSS